Below is a genomic region from Enoplosus armatus isolate fEnoArm2 chromosome 10, fEnoArm2.hap1, whole genome shotgun sequence.
GAAACATGTTTGCTGTCTAATCTTTCACCTGTGCcgccaattttttttttatacatcaTCTGATGTAGAGAAATCACTTTTCAAGAGGTCATGTACTGAGGCCGTAGGATGTtggtgactgactgactgatgcGTGCAGTGCAGTAGTTTAAATGGATGTGGAACAAATCGAGAAGCTAGCCTCAGCAGGAGTAATGTAGGTACTCTACTGTACTGAACCTCTACATGAACAGTGTAGAGTCTTCCAGGGAGGTTACAGGAGAAAGTACACAGAAGTAACCAGGATGTCATGATGTAGTATCACTTGTTACCAactgcacagacaaaaacaataaatgtattttccagtaagactgttttattgttttattttattgttattgtttgttagtTAGGTTTTTTCAGCTATCCAGCTAAGgaattaatttcatttaatttttcacTGTACATGACGCCACCATGTGGCCATTTCAAAATGGCTTTATGTTTTCACTCCTGAACTCTGAGACATAgaatagtttttttgtttttctgtatagCTTTTGGTCCAGTCCAAGGCACACGCATGCATATAGTGGTGGACAATGTAtccagatcctttactcaagtaaaagtaccaataccacaatgtaaaaatactccactacgAGTAAAAGTAAGTATTAGGtcaaagtacagaaatattatctgcaaaatatacttacagtatgaaaagtaaaagtagtggGAAAAAATGGCCACTGAGACTGATATATGATTAGATATGACATTGTTATATATAACATATCAGATTGTTACTACTGCATCAGTGTGAAAGAGgcatttcactgttgtagctgctcgaggtggagctagttttcaCTACTTACTCTGTTACACTGTTGGGTTGTGTAGTTCCAAACTtatcacaagataaatctgaggggtcatgagatgattaagggggttggaaagaagaaaaaaggataATGTTGGATGCTTTTACGTCTTTGGACCATTTAAAATAACTacttaaatgaaaccatctgagaagtttagaggtgAAATGTCTCGCATAGACTTCTGAAATTAGATTGGACAACTACTTTTTCAAGCCAAAatccaaaaacactgatttaatcaacaatgtgttgtgtttaataAGCATATCATATGGTTTAGATAATATCGccatctgcaaagtaactagtagctacagctgtcagatacatTTAGTGGAGAaagaagtacaatatttctctttcAATGTGAAGCAGAAGTACAAGAACCTCAAAATTGTTTTTAAGTACAATactaaagtaaatgtatttagttatttaGCACCACTGCATCCAACCACTCATCTAAAGTCTATAAAATAATGAGTCATTAGGATGTTGAACCCCACCAGAGCAGCACAGCTTTCTGATTTTAAAGGTCCACATTACTGCAAGTCCATCTCAGTACTTATATGCCCACGTGCAAAGAAAgaagtattgttttaagacagacttgaaaaaatgtgaagcTTTCCTTTAAAAGGCACTCAGATTCACACCGCAGGTCCTGCAGAGGGCTCCAGAGGACGTGTTTCTGCTCTTTGGGTCTGAGGAGAGGGAGTCAACAGAGCGGCTCTGAAGTTAttttccccttctcctctcAGTCTGTGAGGAGGATGGAGCTGGAAATCTAAACAGGGCGCTGGAGCCTGCAGAGTTCCGGGCGAAGCTCCGAGGCTGACCTCCTTTTCCTACTGAGCCCCTCACCGAACTTCCCTGATCTCTCCGGCCCCGCAGAGCAGTCGCCCCTCTGACCACCCCGTCAGGACGCTATGAAGCTCTGGGTTGTGCTCTCCCTGGCCCTGCTCTGGATGGAGATCCAAAATGGTGAGTAAAATCTATGTCTCCGCATCTGTCTCGTGGATTTATGAGGGAAGCAAGATGACTGTTTCATCGTGAGAACTTAGAATATAATAATCTGATGATCTGAGGTTGTATGAATGGCTGGGGGCAGCATTCTCTGTGATGGGCGTAGAGTGGGAGGTGGATTCACAAAGAAGTAAATCTCCTTCTCATATGGCAGAGACAAAGACTTTATTCTTTTGTTAATCATTTTGTCTTGCCTTAGGCGAACACTGCAACCAATCTGCTACATATGAACGTTATATAATGCATGTAAATTGTAAAAGTTTGCACAAGAGTTGCGTGAAGTTTGTGTGAGTTTTTTGTAAAGCGTTTCTGCAGACCAACTCAAACCAGCTGCATGTGAGGCATGCAACAGGCGTTTCTAATTAACTGGCCTTAACTGCTGACCTTTCCTTGGAGTTCTCATTAATGTTGCACTGAAGAATGCGACAACAAACCCTGAAAGTCTACACTACAGCCTGACCATTTTGTTCTCGTCTGTACTGGTTTATTTTGTGTTCTGTGCCCACTGAgaaaagaagctgaaggagaggCCGGGTTCTGGACACTCTGTGCTAGTAATAAGGATTTCACCCTTCCTGTTGTCACAGCTGggggaaacacaaagagcagcTCTCCAGATGAGCGTACtgaactgtgtttctgtgaagaaTGAGGCCGTAGCACAGTAGCTGCTGATTTTGTGACTTATCTTTGTAGTCTTTATCATGTTTGCTCCCTACACTCTAatccaccctcctccctctgtgtgtccaggtgCCTGCCAACAAGTCAAGCGGAGAAAAGACGTAGGAGAGAACCGCATCCGGCCGGGGGGGAAACGGGTGAAGATGCGACACCCCAAGCTAAAAGACGGAGGAGGGAAAGGCCAGTCCTTGTTGACCCAGGTTTTAGATAAGGGACGCTTCCTGCGCCTGGGCCAGAGCACGACTCTGACTCCTGGGAGGAACATGGAGCTGCGCTGCAAAGGCAATTCTATTGGGTGGTTGTACCCGACCTACCTGGACACCTTCAACGACTCCCGCCTCAGGTGCTGGAAGCAGGCACCAGCTGTTTGTCATGCTACAAGCTGATGTCAATGCGAaagtcttatttttttcttcttttgtttcctgcCTCCAGCATCAAGCAGAGTGACAAGTACAGTCAGCTGATCCTGACGTCgccctctgctgctgacacGGGGCCCTACAGCTGCTATGTGATCGTGTGTGACGGCACAGAGTGTGAGAAGGACCTTGAACGCACCTACGTCTCACACATCTATTTCACAGGTGACTGAAGAGGATACAGAACACGTTGCACTTCACATTTGCTTTTTCTAAAGTTATACATATTTATAGAGAGTCCATGATTTGACACTTATGACTTTGATTAATGGTTAATAGTTTattataatgtaaataatatgCATTAATGCTTTACCATCAGTAGTAAGATCAGTAATAAGGCATTTTAATGCAGAAGTAGAAACAAACTTTTAGGTTGCCAGTCGAGAGCCCACATTGAAGTGAAGCATCCCCTTAGTTGGTGTTCGTCCTCTGCCATATCTCTGCCTCTATGATTAGCTATCAAGCCATAAACACAACAACGTTTTTTTTAGCCTCAGTGCTCTGCCTACTCCCTACTTAATTAACCATTAATAATGTCATTAgtgatcatttaaaaacaatatgattTAGGTTGACCTGTCTCCATTGAGGTGTATTTTCACACCAGTGTGCACATCTGCACATTATTTGCAGTAAAGCACACTGACGGTTTGATGCCACACGTCTGTCCCTctaaacagacaaagacaaccTCTTTGTCCCCTCTGCCATCCACTTTGAGATCGTGTACCTGCGTCCGGACAGGCCTGCTGTGGTGCCCTGTCGCGTGACCAACCCGCAGGCCAAAGTGTCCCTGCACCGAGAAGTCCCCCCAGAGGAGATCGTAGCCAACGGGACGCAGGTGACCTATGACCCCACCAAGGGGTTCGTCCTGCAGAACCCCAGCCCAGAGCATCAGGGGGTCTTCTACTGCAAGGCTGTGACCAAGGGCACCCCTCAGATCTCCACAAAGTACCAGCTGCTCTATGTGGAGGGTAGGGATGCAGCAGTCACACAACACTTCAGTGTGGTCATGAATACTGTAACACATGCTAATGCTGCTCCAAGTGCAGGATCAGTAACCGTTTCCCTGAGCCTTTAACTGTCAAACATACACAAAGTCATGAATCAAGTGCTGGTTACGTTGCTTCATCAGCTTCCAGGAAGGGGTTGTATTTCAGAGTTGTCAAAATCCGCCTCACTTGCCAGCTGAAATGGAAACAGTCTGGATTTATGGAATGGAAATTGTGTGTGGTTTAGGTAAAATGTTTGACTGGCAGCTGGAGAGAAATAGAGTTTGGACTGTTTAAATACTACTAAGCTTTCATCTACAAATGTCATAAATGTGTACATAAACTTACAAAAGCTTACCTTTGCATAATTACATATTTGGCATTTCATATTGTTCACTGTCTCTTGTTGACAGTTCCTAGCGGGCCACCGTTTGTGAGCCTAGAAGCCTCTGCGGGGTCTGCGAGAGGAGGCGACAACGTCAATGTAACCTGCACAGTGCTGGGGGAGCCAGAGGTGGACGTGGGCTTCACCTGGTCTTATCCTGGTCAGGTAAGAGGAAGACTGGACTTTGAACCAAAAGTCAAACCTGATTCAGGACAAGAAACAACAGCCAGCAATCTGTGTTTGTAGAGTTCGGTTCCATTAAATTGTCCTGacagagaaatgtattttgtaacCAGGAGTGAGTAAACAAAACTATAGCTTAAAGGAGGTGGTTTAAAGAAGTCTTTATACGGTGAGTAATCAATTTACTATCGAATTATGCTGttaaaaatttaaaattaaaaagtagggtatcaaataaataaaaggatatAAATGatcattaaatgtaattttaaaaaggcatttaaatGGAACTTTTTGTTATTCTATATACCTATTtgttgttatattattattgctcagacagaaaaacaatgtgagATGGAACATGGAAAGTATTTTGCAAATCCATTTAAAACCTAATTTATAAAGCCATGATTTCaagacagaataataaaacCATTAAGTGGCacatttaatgattttataaaataattttttgAGTTTAATAGCATCATTGAAAAGTAAAAGCAATTAACCACATTATACAATAAAAAGACATTCAACTATTGAAAGAATCATAAATGCATCATTATTTTGATGGCGCTCGCTTTATATCTCTGCATGTAAAACAATAATTGAGGATGTGCCTGATAAGATCATAGTGGAAGGTAACCAGCCACACCATCAAAGAGCTGTCCTTTTCTTAAAAATCcactccagacatgttttaagacatggAAAACATACTTTAAAGGCTTTGAAACAATCATttcatatgaataaaaaaagtttgattaccttattaaatcacattttttaacataagatgtctcctacttcaccGAAAAGGCCAGTGTATGTGCAGGGGAGGTTTcaggtttccacatcacacttgttcAAGTTGCATActtggcttccaaactagttgtgatgtcacaaaatcctgctgGTACATCCTCGTGTTGAACTTTTTGCGGTGAGCACGGTGAGCCCTTCACCAGattaatgcaaaaacaaacactgcacaaGTGAGGTAATAAAGAGCACAACACTTTTTTAATTGGAGGGGGACTGTAAGGTCTTGTTGATAAACCGTAGTGACAACCCGACCATTGTGGTTGACGGATCAGTCCTTTTCCTGATTGTCACCAACAAACATAATGGAAGTaagtcatgtttgttttattgcgTAGGACCGCCGTCCAGTTCACATCCAAACGTCCTGGAGGCTGGTCAACAGAGGTATGGGCCACACCACGCGGCTCTCCCAGAGTGTCATGACTGTAGAGGACATGGAGACCATCGACTTTGGAAACTACGTCTGTAAAGCCAAGAACCAGCATGGTGAGACAATTGTGACGACCAACATCATCTCCGAATAGCCCTGGCATGGAGcatgtgttatgtgtttgatgtgagtgtgtggttgaGATATATAACTGTAACAAACCAACCAGTGAGAGCAGATGAAATGTATATACATAAAAAGTGGTGTATTTTTAGACTGTAGATTGTGATAACATAATAAAGATTTACTACACCTTTTGTTGAGGAGTTAGTTTTGATATTTCTTTCAAAAGCACCAGATTAATCAAAACTGGAACCTTATGTTTGCGGCTGGAGAGCTCACCTGGCTGCGTGAAAGGTTAATGCAACATTGAATGTGTGAAGCCACCAGTCAAACAACGAGGCAAAAATATGTGGGATGTTTTCAAGTCAAAACTAAGTTCTCATTGTGCAGAGGCATAACACTTCCTCTGGCTTTAACCTGTGAGGACaggatttattttgcagcaggacaatgagcCTAAACATGAATCAGAACTGATGTCCAGAGAGGAGCAAGGAGTCTCTGACCTGCAGGACTTCTCCTCCACAGGCACCAGACCTCAAATCCACTGAACTTCTCTGGGAACATTTGATGAAGAGAAAAGCCAAAACTCTTTAATAACATTTATCATGAGATACTCTACAGGAGTGTGGGTTTAATATAGATTATTATAGATTCTCAAAGTCTGCAAAGTTAattaaataattgaaataaatgttgacTTTGTATTAACAAATGAAACCGGGTTGTGAAGTCAGAGTTTTGACAGGGACAACACCCAGCTGCTGTAAACCCTGGCACGCTGTTGCGTTGGACACCTAATCAAACATCACCGACTAATCCTTGTTAGCCTTCATgctacatttaaatgaaataatgatgctggaaaagagcagcagccagcagagacttGCTCTGACTTTGTAGCATGTCGTGAAGAGGAGAATCTGGTTTAAAGCGGAGCCGTGTGCCAGGCTGACGTCCTAATGCACTCCGTATGTGGAATGTGATCTGAAGGCCCAGAAGTTACTTTGGTCCAATGCAACACTTGCTGCAGTTTCCACTTTGCTCAACAGTTGCTGGTTgttatgattttaaaatatactttaGCTTAGAATATGAATGTTTGTGGTTTTCGAAAACATTTAAGGATATTAGACTCAAACACAACGGTCACAGGGCCGGACTGAAATCTGCAGAGTTCAAGTTTTCCAGTCCCAGGAAAAACTGAATTCCTATAACATACCTCTTAAAAAGATAACCATGAGAAGAGTTTCATCTGCTGTAAGTCAAAACGTAGATCACCGTTGTAAAGCTGGACTTTGATATACCAGGTTTAATACAAGACTTTATTAATTGCATATTTCAAAACAGGGTCAACACACCAATAATATCAATTCCACACAAAAGACTCTTTTTGAGACATTTCCGAGAGGCAGCGTGTACAAGTAAAGCTTCTTCTGGACAACTCTTTGCAAATACCctgactttaaagctgcattaggAGGGTTCAGTAAGGGGTGATTAACAAgactcaaacacatgcacaaagactTGGATTGGTCCCATGGTTAAAGAAacgtgaaaaacaaaacatgtttgaagCCACAGATGAAACTTAAAACTGCCAAACTAAACGTAAAAAAATCccaacctttaaaaaaaaaaaacaagaaattctgaacagagagagacttgTACAGCCCTGGAGTGCTGTCTAGCAGCGGGATGTTATTAATATGACAATTTCACTGTCATTCTAGCGTAGTTAGCCGTGAGAAATGGTGCAGGAATCCAACAGAGGCAATTCCATATATTCCATATTCCAAATTCAGACTTTCCAGGGCTGCAGGCCTGTATCTGCACGTGTTgtcatatgcatgcatgtgtatgtgtgtgtgtgtgtgtgtcttttttactgcatgtactgtatgtatgcgtgCGTTGAGCTTCAGGAAAGACAAGCCCCTGCCAACAAGTACAACTGACAAAAATAGTGTATCATTACATAGAAGTCCTGAGATTTCCTTTTTCCCCATCCATAGTATCAGACGTGAAAGGCAAAGAACAAGGTGGCCTTGCTTATTAAGTGCTTCTGTGCAAcgttttttttacagtctgtaGCATCTCTGTACAGAAAGCGTCAAGAGTTCATCCAATCCTGAAGGAGCCAAGGTCAGGCTGTTGCTAAGCgaagaggaaacaaacatgGCTCATTATTCCAGGGGGATAACTCAAACGAGAGGATCCGCTTCGTGGAAGCATGGGTCCATCGTTATCTGGGTGAGACGGGAGGGCTGGAGAACAGGCCGGAGCTGCGAGGTGATTGGAGGCTGAAGGagtgggagggggaggtggaggtgggggacACCTTGCGGGGGCTGCTCAGGTCTCCGTTATGGAGCTTCCACAGCAGCTCCTC
It encodes:
- the pdgfrl gene encoding platelet-derived growth factor receptor-like protein, which codes for MKLWVVLSLALLWMEIQNGACQQVKRRKDVGENRIRPGGKRVKMRHPKLKDGGGKGQSLLTQVLDKGRFLRLGQSTTLTPGRNMELRCKGNSIGWLYPTYLDTFNDSRLSIKQSDKYSQLILTSPSAADTGPYSCYVIVCDGTECEKDLERTYVSHIYFTDKDNLFVPSAIHFEIVYLRPDRPAVVPCRVTNPQAKVSLHREVPPEEIVANGTQVTYDPTKGFVLQNPSPEHQGVFYCKAVTKGTPQISTKYQLLYVEVPSGPPFVSLEASAGSARGGDNVNVTCTVLGEPEVDVGFTWSYPGQDRRPVHIQTSWRLVNRGMGHTTRLSQSVMTVEDMETIDFGNYVCKAKNQHGETIVTTNIISE